The genomic segment CACACAGGGCGCCGAATTCTGATCCTTTGGTCTGAACGCAAGATTGTAGATGAATGTGCTGGGTGAGCGCTGAGGCTCGGGTTCTCTGCCGTACTGCTCCATGTTGAATGTTGATTATCAACGCCACTTGGAAGGTCAACCTGAGTTAGAGGACCTTACAAGCCGTATTTGTATAGAACCGGACGTCGAGCGACCGAGGCCTCTTGGTCAATTTTCTCGGAAAGAACTGTCGAGAACGTGTCACTAGGTGCTAGCATGTCAGCTCACAATATGGAGGTGAGTATCTGAAACATCGTGGTATTTCCATTGAAAGCTTGCTATGAAAGGTTGTCTAAGTGCTCCAAATGACGATTCTCCCGTCGACACCGCTGGCTTCATCTCTAGTTAGCATTCGACACCAGTGAACAAAGGGATTCTGAAACTTACAGGTAAACTTTGTCAAGTTACCGCCAGACTCTTCATAGGAACGAAGTGTGGTGACAGTGTTCTGATGTACCGTCTTGAGCTTGGTATCGTCCGTAGCCTTGCCCTTGAGATCCATCTGCCTGAACATGTTGAGCGCAGACTCTTCGCGGGCGTCGCTAAGCCCGGGTCGGCCCTTTGACTCGAGAGTACCGGCAAGGCTCCAGCCGCCTTCGCCGCCCTTGAAGCGGAAGGCTTCACAGTCGTAGCCTGCGGCAATGATCTCGTCCTCTGAGCTCCACAGAAGGCTCATGAAGGGAAGCAACTGGGTGGTGATGGTGACAACGGCGCGGGGAGGCTGTTCAGGGGCACTGGGGTATACGACAGTAATGCTGCTATCGTGAGCAGCAAACGCCAGGGCATTTCCGCTCGGCGAAAAGGAGACAGAGTGAACCCAGCCGGCAGAGTTGTTCAAGTACTCTCCGCAGACGGTGTTGAACGGCAATCTTTCACCCCAAGCGGTCGGCTCGGGGCGGGCGTCGACACCCTTGATGAAACTGGACAGAACTCTGGCGTGGGCGTCGGTAGATCCGGCAGCAAGCAGAACGGAGTTTGGGTGCCATGCGACGGATGTGATGGTGCTGCGAATGGGCTTCTTCAGGTGCTTCGACACCCACCAGTCGTTCTCCTCCTCAAAGTAGCAGACGGCAATCACGCGGTCGCCCGATCCGACGGCGAACTTGGTCTCGGAGGGGGACCATCGCACAAAGGTCGCGGCGCGGCTGATTCGGAGGAGGACAAGTGTGGGCTTGTATCCGGTAGGCGAGGGCTCCCAGACAAGAGCATTTCTGTCTATCGCGGGAGGTCAGTTGCTATTCTCGACTCGGAGACAGGACAGAATTAGCGCGCATTGACATACCTTGAGAGCAGGAGACAATGCGGCCGCTGTTGGGAGCAATGTCGACACTCGTGACGGTCTTGTCGTGTCCTTTGAGCTCATCCTTGAGCTTGAAAGAGTTTCCAGTAGGTCCGTAGAGCTCAATGGTAGAATCGCGAGCGATAGCCAGCGTCTGGCGGTCGGCAGAGAAGGAATGGTCCGCGATGGGCGCGTGGAAGAGGTGGTGAACCTGAGGGGCCGCCATGATGAACGATTGCTTCGTGATAGGAGTATAGCTCTCTACTACCACGATCTAGAATGAGTCGGAGGTTGTTGAGGGAGTGTGGAAAGAACAGAGTTGGCGATGTTGGCAGATGAAGTAATCGCTTGAGGCAGTGCTAGTTGATGCTGGCTGGCCTCCGTCCAAGCAAGGCAATGTACCTATCTCCCCAGGCTCTACATACGTAAGGTGCATGCATTGCATACACTACAACGTACCGTCTGGGAGGTGCACATTGGTGGGGCAGAGAGGGGCGTTACGTAGGTAGGTTAGGTAGGTCTTCCGACAGGGCAACATGGCATTCGCACCATTCTCCTTCGTGCACAGCTCTGAACCTAAGGCCACACCCTGGCGTCCATGGTATCGATTGGCGGCGCTAGCAGTGAAGCTCCGAAGGCTACTCGACTAACTACAGTGCGGTGGCCGGACGTTCATCACAAAAAATCGGTACCGCGACGATTCAACGAGGACGAATATCACTACGCGCCACCTCGAGACCATACCCACACCGAACACACACTGTCGAGCAATTGACGATTTCCGCAAAGGCCTCATATCATCTCACACTTCCGTTCATCATACTGCACAATGGCAGCGGTCGCCCCTCCCCGTGGCCTCGCGCCAAACGCATCACTACCCGCCAAAGTTGCAACTGTTGCTCCGAACCAGACGTAAGTCAGAAACCCAGGAAACAAGAGGCAATCGCTAATGATTGTAGGCTATATGTCACAAATCTCCCGTCGAACAAGATACAAAAAGCTGACTTGCGAACCGAACTTTACTTGCTGTTCTCCACATACGGCCCCGTTCTCGACATCGTCGCCATGAAGACCATGAAGATGCGAGGGCAAGCCCACATCACCTTCCGCGATATCCAGACAGCGACCCAGGCCATGCGCTCCCTTGAAGGCTTTGAGTTCCTCGGTCGGCCTCTGGTATGCGACCTTGAGAGTAGAGGATCATAAGGGATTTCGCTGACGAGACCGTGAACAGAACGTCCAGTACGCAAAGTCCAAGTCCGACTTCGTCGCCAAATTAGACGGCACATACAAGATGCCAAACTCGACAGCAGGAGCTTCCAGCACCGAAGTGACGGATCTTCAGAAGAGCATTTTCAACGCTCCCGCACCTGGTGCCGCACCAGCGGCGGCCACGGGGGTCACCACGGCGAAGCCGGCAGCCGGGGGTGATCAAACCATGGCTGACGCGCAGACGGCTGATGCAAGAGGCCAGAAGCGGACCAGAGAcgaggaagaagacgagGACAGCGATGTTGCCATGGAAGAGGACAGCGACGACGATTGAGGATTTCAGCCTTGCATTTCAGTTCAAGCAGGGTGAGAGAAGGCAGGAAGGTCCCGGCGGCGGTGAGCTTCAGCCGGTTGAATCCAGGGCCATCTCTTTGGGCACCCAGAGCCCGACGCATCCGCCAACCAGGCCGAGCCATAGCATCATGTACTGCTCCTTGGAACAGTTGAAACCCGACATGGCGTCACCGAGGAGGCATGGATGGATGAAGAATGACGGTAATCCCGTGAGAGGGTGGTGCTGCGACCTCGATTGTTAGTACAGACCTACAGACGGTCTCTTTCAGAAGATTTAATTGACTGGTCCGCAGCTGATGCACACTTACGTCGCCGGAGATCCCTCCAATTCCGCTGGACCGTCGGAGAGCATCCTTGAACTGATCGGGCACCAGTCTTCGAAAGACAGTGTCAAGGTTGAATGCAGGCTCGTCGGCTGGCAGTCCGTGTAATGTGAACCACAGGCAAGGCATCCGATATGTGGGATGCCAGTGCACTTCGTAGACGACGTGACCGGAATCAGGAACGTGTGACCTAGAGAGCGCAGCCTGCCGTATGTGAGTGAACATAAGCAGCGTGTCGTATAAGAAGAGCCTGGAACATTACCTCGTCGGATTCTTCAGCATCAATCATGGCCTCATCACCCAGTCCTAGAGCATCCTTTTCCGAAGCACCATCGCCAAATGAAAAATTATCCAGAACGGATGAGAGATCGCCGCAGTCCAAAGTAGCCTCGAGTGGCCGGATGATTTGCAAATAAGTAGTGTATTCAACGCCCGAGGCGAATGATGTATCAAGTGCCGTGCATACCCTCATTTTCCAACGCCGTCGCATCGGGCCCAAGGTAGCACGGCAATACTGGCTATCGAAATGATGGCATATTTCGGAAAACTCCTCAGGAGTCAAAAATGGGAAGTCCTTAAACGACATTCTTAACGTAGACAGTGTGTGCCCTCCAGAGTTGAATTTGTGTTTCCCTTGTTCGTGTGAAATAGGTCCAAATATCCCTGAGAACTCGACTGATGAGGATGCAACGTCGACTGTAGGGGAATGATCAGTCGTGGCACTGGAGGGCAGACTCGACTCTCCGTTGGCTCACACGTATAATGTGAACATAGACCGAGTCGATTTCAGGGTTCTCGATGCGGCAGACGTCTATTTTCCGGGCCGTATCCCTCTTGAAGTTGAAATGCTCGGATGCAGGCCATCGACTGAACGACGAGTTGGGTGTTGGTTGTGCCCTTGAGAGCCCCACTGGCCTcaaggtacggatacccaATCTTTAAGTCGGCTACTTCGTTCCGGTACGTATCTAATAGTAGTAGCACTTTGCAACTTGAATGGGAGACCGTCCATGCCTGAAACTCTTTCTTCGTCACTTTGTCTGTATATCAAAGGCTCCTACCTCAGATTGAGCCCTTCTGTCCTGCCTACCTGCTGGTGACAGTGAAAGATGGCCAACACGACAGTCCCGATGCCAATTTGCCAGTGACACTGCCTCTTGGGAATTCCATCTGTCCCAGCGTCGGAAGGGTCGGCATGTACTCCGTATTTGTCCCGGCGAGAAAAAACTACAGGGCAGGCTCCAAGCCGGCCGTGGCTGAGTGCTATCCGAGGTAAGGGTACCTATTTGACGGCAGAAGGCTACTCGCTACGGGCGTACACACGGAGAGAACCGCTTCCACTACAGCTATGCTGCTGCCATTGCCAACCTGTGGGTCTCCTGCAGACCTGTGACCAGCTTGCCAGCCTACCAGAGTGCACCCAAAAAACAGAAAACACAACCACACTCATCTCttctctccttttccccaCACACCTCATCGAACACCCGTCACGATGCTCTCGAGAAGACTTGTCGCGACTGCGCGCTCCGTGCCGCTGCGCCGGTACCAGCCGCGTTCGCTGCCGCTGCAGCTTCCCCAGATGATGCAGCACGTCCGCAGCTATGCCGACAAAATCGTCCAAGTGCCGCAGATGGCTGAGTCCATTTCCGAAGGTACCCTGAAGCAGTGGTCGAAGCAGGTCGGCGACTTTGTAGAGCAGGATGAGGAGATTGCCACCATCGAGACTGACAAGGTAGCTTTGTTCATCTGGTGTCTCTGGGGAAAACATGATGTTCCTATTGCTGACCGCAGTTCTTTCTCTTGTTGCACAGATCGATGTTGCTGTTAACGCTCCCGAGGCCGGTACGATCAAGGAATTTTTGGTCAACGAGGAGGACACCGTCACTGTCGGCCAGGATATCGTCAAGATGGAGCTTGGAGGCGAGAAGTCCAGCTCAAGCGAATCCAAGCCTGCCCCAGAGA from the Colletotrichum lupini chromosome 3, complete sequence genome contains:
- a CDS encoding WD repeat domain-containing protein, with protein sequence MAAPQVHHLFHAPIADHSFSADRQTLAIARDSTIELYGPTGNSFKLKDELKGHDKTVTSVDIAPNSGRIVSCSQDRNALVWEPSPTGYKPTLVLLRISRAATFVRWSPSETKFAVGSGDRVIAVCYFEEENDWWVSKHLKKPIRSTITSVAWHPNSVLLAAGSTDAHARVLSSFIKGVDARPEPTAWGERLPFNTVCGEYLNNSAGWVHSVSFSPSGNALAFAAHDSSITVVYPSAPEQPPRAVVTITTQLLPFMSLLWSSEDEIIAAGYDCEAFRFKGGEGGWSLAGTLESKGRPGLSDAREESALNMFRQMDLKGKATDDTKLKTVHQNTVTTLRSYEESGGNLTKFTSVSTGESSFGALRQPFIASFQWKYHDVSDTHLHIFFPRKLTKRPRSLDVRFYTNTACKYGREPEPQRSPSTFIYNLAFRPKDQNSAPCVNSMTVQASPMSPHFDSQLHAGSLLERRALAGRTIQGMPLAPLTVQIPHRNDMDISVADFGALDDGFLRFLARLQSHKERHALAMRIRSVQDICLRASQKYHERRRRQARNDRRRERREERRDNSRGGCLRRIRGGSRRPGPYDRPVQRDLHHYSSSSASSAASDSVSTESLLKSTGRICNHLWEQANVDALNEFMGRGKKREAATTMSQLLEWAEAVVECSNRSKRSDSPDRSDLLRLLEAAKNLCGWLGDSDGEAELGEVEGAVTFYLIFGVA
- a CDS encoding RNA recognition domain-containing protein — protein: MAAVAPPRGLAPNASLPAKVATVAPNQTLYVTNLPSNKIQKADLRTELYLLFSTYGPVLDIVAMKTMKMRGQAHITFRDIQTATQAMRSLEGFEFLGRPLNVQYAKSKSDFVAKLDGTYKMPNSTAGASSTEVTDLQKSIFNAPAPGAAPAAATGVTTAKPAAGGDQTMADAQTADARGQKRTRDEEEDEDSDVAMEEDSDDD